From a region of the Lactuca sativa cultivar Salinas chromosome 4, Lsat_Salinas_v11, whole genome shotgun sequence genome:
- the LOC111915815 gene encoding uncharacterized protein LOC111915815 isoform X4, producing the protein MTEQVVDEKSDDLDIVSIGKLYQGPWEKKYWSSSRGKDRHPYPVGYVAHRTCNGNTYKMAILEGLKGPEFAISSTDGESCSGQTPDIAWEGFQKKSCVRIKFWRGKRFSCKIDGAELFGFKNPLVARLLRGLKANASPIVEKSLPSSCFGNEQPEGTNEHHTQGTVHYAETCKDPDLQMNLVKTEGKEKRSKKRKEVHVKSVIGTQHKRERPQDLTQTGHENHNNRIPLHLSNSNENKPGLEKMDCNGDNKSHLLSTQDGLQLDSSISSENLEKEKCPAVLEAGNSIGSKDVISNKEGINLFKKQENLDVLISTCKWEPTSSKTTDEKGDPPVQKGSQMMDNVDLYAPDTLDPALDEKGDPPAKKDSQMLDDLDLHAPDTLDSALEVIPEETNCSINEKLNGGQILVSEKCVTESEAKDEMVIGTGIGSDNSYKSDSDSVGHEITNSMMTLLLPRALPLLKTYSRKKKKNLYKMSQEERKGTNQCPKDEPPAKSFEELQLENHQGVEDSTAIAPDSFENHQCEPMESSQARQFQDADRADESTSGVDLPCTHEGHHVCSNSEDTCHVEKTTRKTKSDEDVELVLEKSPQRGGRIMDTYDLGNISPSRKDPKLTDIKISPCHIEVSGTTTAVDAKSASQLSLISTQCEMTKVVDNEVEVKDESCLNKSHYDELQNVFEVVGCYMHPTPISMVMLRRKGNEVLICVLCGYLMEKERTLFVYTASIKGEKKGHPSFIGHTRIISPVSRNASGDQVMQFTPDGKCLVLLNNITSPYCREGGVKCQFSACTPDSFEKNAVKIVQVKLGYVHVVCKLKTSSSVCCILVCEPNYLLVAEETGRMNLWTMNSTWSAATEHGYLATSDCMSDSVVSMKKIPNFPGLVVGHTAFGDFCLWDVTRRILVSKFSAPGTSFLSFLPINTFRCPKSGCKKKQEETQTDDHDNEDLSLVLLVSSVSNQHLNDEKALKDCRCWSLALLAKNKLILLNALDPSSTVAGVSAGYGIMCTCEGSLYIWELSSGAKLGYLTHCTGATVSCLVADDSGVFAVAVDGSQLQVYALGT; encoded by the exons ATGACGGAGCAGGTCGTCGACGAGAAATCAGACGATCTGGATATTGTTTCAATCGGAAAGTTATATCAAGGTCCATGGGAGAAGAAATATTGGAGTTCATCCAGG ggcaaaGATCGACATCCATATCCAGTTGGATATGTAGCTCATCGCACGTGTAATGGGAATACTTATAAGATGGCAATTCTCGAGGGACTTAAAGGACCTGAATTTGCG ATTAGTTCTACGGATGGGGAATCTTGCTCTGGGCAAACTCCAGATATTGCATGGGAGGGCTTTCAAAAGAAGAGCTGTGTTCGCATCAAATTTTGGAGAGGGAAGAGATTTTCATGCAAGATAGATGGTGCAGAG CTTTTTGGATTCAAAAACCCACTTGTTGCAAGGTTACTGAGGGGATTGAAGGCAAATGCCAGCCCAATTGTTGAGAAAAGTTTACCATCTTCTTGCTTTGGCAATGAGCAGCCTGAAGGAACAAACGAACATCATACTCAAGGCACTGTGCATTATGCAGAGACATGTAAAGACCCTGATTTGCAAATGAACTTGGTTAAAACTGAGGGTAAAGAGAAACGAAGTAAGAAACGTAAAGAAGTTCATGTGAAATCAGTTATTGGAACCCAACATAAAAGAGAACGACCTCAAGATCTGACACAAACTGGCCATGAGAATCATAACAATAGGATTCCTTTGCATTTGTCGAATTCAAATGAAAATAAACCAGGCCTGGAAAAGATGGATTGCAATGGAGATAATAAATCTCATTTATTATCAACACAAGATGGACTGCAGCTCGATTCCTCTATTTCTTCTGAAAATCTTGAAAAAGAGAAGTGTCCTGCTGTCCTAGAAGCAGGCAATTCTATTGGTTCCAAAGATGTTATATCCAACAAAGAAGGTATCAACTTGTTCAAAAAGCAGGAAAAT CTTGATGTATTGATATCTACCTGCAAATGGGAGCCCACTTCCTCGAAAACAACAGATGAAAAGGGAGACCCACCAGTTCAAAAAGGTTCACAGATGATGGATAATGTGGACCTCTATGCACCTGATACTTTGGATCCAGCCTTAG ATGAAAAGGGTGACCCACCAGCTAAAAAAGATTCACAGATGTTAGATGATTTGGACCTCCATGCACCTGATACTTTGGATTCAGCCTTAG AGGTGATCCCTGAAGAAACTAACTGTTCTATAAATGAAAAGTTAAATGGTGGCCAGATTTTAGTTTCTGAAAAATGTGTAACAGAGTCAGAGGCAAAAGATGAGATGGTTATTGGTACTGGTATTGGGAGTGATAATTCTTACAAGAGTGATTCAGATTCAGTTGGACATGAGATAACCAATTCAATGATGACTTTACTGCTTCCCCGGGCTCTTCCTCTGCTTAAGACTTAttcaagaaagaaaaagaaaaatcttTATAAAATGTCCCAAGAGGAAAGAAAGGGAACTAATCAATGTCCGAAAGATGAACCTCCAG CCAAATCTTTTGAGGAACTTCAGCTGGAGAATCATCAAGGTGTAGAAGATTCAACAGCTATTGCACCTGATAGTTTTGAGAATCATCAATGCGAACCCATGGAGTCCTCTCAGGCCAGACAATTTCAAGATGCTGATAGAGCTGATGAAAGTACTTCTGGTGTAGATTTACCATGCACCCATGAAGGGCATCATGTTTGTTCTAATAGTGAAGATACATGTCATGTTGAGAAAACTACCAGAAAAACTAAGTCTGATGAAGATGTAGAGTTGGTTTTGGAGAAGAGTCCGCAAAGAGGTGGCAGAATCATGGATACTTATGATTTGGGCAACATATCTCCAAGCAGGAAGGATCCCAAGCTAACAGATATCAAAATCTCTCCTTGTCACATAGAAG TTTCAGGAACGACCACTGCAGTTGATGCTAAGTCTGCAAGTCAACTGAGTTTGATTTCAACTCAGTGTGAGATGACTAAAGTCGTGGATAATGAAGTGGAAGTGAAAGATGAGTCATGCTTAAATAAGTCGCATTATGATGAGCTACAGAACGTATTTGAGGTTGTAGGTTGCTATATGCATCCAACCCCAATCTCAATGGTAATGTTGAGAAGAAAAGGGAATGAGGTCTTGATATGTGTTTTGTGTGGGTATCTGATGGAAAAAGAGAGGACACTTTTCGTTTACACTGCATCTATTAAAGGCGAAAAGAAAGGACATCCTTCTTTCATTGGTCACACAAGAATTATCTCACCAGTTTCAAGAAACGCATCTGGTGACCAA GTTATGCAGTTTACTCCAGATGGCAAATGCCTTGTTTTACTGAACAACATCACATCTCCTTACTGCAG GGAGGGTGGTGTGAAGTGTCAGTTTTCAGCATGTACACCAGATAGCTTTGAGAAGAATGCGGTTAAAATTGTGCAAGTAAAACTGGGCTATGTTCATGTAGTATGCAAACTCAAAACAAGTAGCAGTGTTTGCTGCATATTAGTTTGTGAACCTAATTACCTCCTTGTTGCTGAAGAAACTGGAAGAATGAATTTATGGACTATGAACTCAACATGGAG TGCAGCAACAGAACACGGGTATTTAGCAACATCTGATTGCATGTCTGATTCTGTAGTTTCTATGAAAAAAATACCAAATTTCCCAGGTCTGGTTGTTGGTCATACTGCATTTGGAGATTTTTGCTTGTG GGATGTAACAAGAAGAATCCTGGTATCAAAGTTTTCAGCTCCAGGAACTTCATTTCTTTCCTTCCTTCCAATTAATACATTCAGGTGTCCAAAAAGTGGTTGTAAAAAGAAACAAGAGGAAACACAAACAGATGATCATGATAATGAAGATCTGTCTCTTGTTCTTCTTGTTTCATCTGTCTCAAATCAGCATCTTAATGATGAAAAAGCATTAAAAGATTGTAGATGCTGGAGTCTAGCATTGCTGGCCAAAAACAAGCTGATTTTGCTGAATGCTTTGGATCCAAG TAGCACCGTAGCTGGTGTATCAGCAGGGTATGGAATCATGTGTACATGTGAGGGCTCTCTGTACATATGGGAATTGTCTTCAGGTGCTAAGCTTGGTTATCTCACCCATTGCACAG GAGCCACAGTGTCATGTTTGGTGGCGGATGATTCGGGTGTATTTGCAGTGGCTGTGGACGGGAGCCAGCTGCAGGTATATGCTCTTGGAACATGA